One genomic segment of Culturomica massiliensis includes these proteins:
- a CDS encoding SpoIIE family protein phosphatase has translation MLKRIQSSFAARLQIHILFFLTLLFAMSSAIFYHYANRFIETNAYENFNHIAEKTNLRMTRLLRMVEKIPNNMGWVITEYIQDPNTIYSITRQIVESNDEIFGCAIAFEPYYFTEKGKYFAPYSYMEGDSVITTELDDAYDYYQKNWYRIAKEKNTSRWSRPYHDFGNRSVMTTTYSVPLKDQNENIIGVFSVDLSLQYIGKFIEANIDYPGGYTIVVDKNGNYVISTLDCQLIKNVTAFDVAAGMKDPSAMDVAHRIVSGETGKGIFYDKGIKSYAFYSPIIGTEWYMAIICPYDEIFVNLRYFHFIVLFSFILFMIAIYLISSLSIKKITAPLNKFALSARCIASGNFNAPLPKIRSCDEMKELHDSFQYMQNQLTQYIANLKEATTLKEKMESELRIAHQIQMGMLPKNFSTFSEKENLDLFAILYPAKAVGGDFYDFFMIGDELYFAIGDVSGKGIPASLLMSYTLSLLRSFSTNPTSPSDIARYLNNRITERNEADMFVTFFIGTLNLKTGLLKYSNAGHMPPVMTYPDRSISFFDIHAELPLGIIKDYTYEEYSYMFSPGSGILLYTDGVTEAENAKNEFYTKERLISIVHTNRELHPREFIKKIMADIQAHVQDYEQSDDLTLLTIIYGEEWMKDKK, from the coding sequence ATGTTAAAACGAATACAATCTTCTTTCGCAGCACGACTTCAAATCCATATACTTTTTTTCCTTACACTACTCTTTGCCATGAGCTCTGCCATATTCTATCATTATGCCAATCGTTTTATAGAGACCAATGCCTATGAAAATTTTAACCATATAGCAGAGAAAACCAATCTTCGTATGACCCGTCTGTTACGTATGGTAGAAAAAATCCCCAATAACATGGGGTGGGTGATCACGGAATATATCCAGGATCCGAACACCATTTACAGTATAACACGCCAGATTGTCGAAAGCAACGATGAAATATTCGGATGTGCCATCGCTTTCGAACCATACTATTTTACGGAAAAAGGCAAATACTTTGCCCCTTATTCATACATGGAAGGTGATTCTGTTATAACAACCGAGCTTGACGACGCTTACGATTACTACCAAAAAAATTGGTATCGTATCGCCAAAGAAAAGAATACCTCCCGTTGGAGCAGACCTTACCACGATTTCGGGAACAGAAGTGTAATGACAACCACCTATTCGGTCCCCCTAAAAGATCAGAATGAAAATATCATCGGTGTATTTTCTGTAGACTTGTCTTTACAATACATCGGTAAATTCATTGAAGCTAACATCGATTATCCCGGCGGGTATACGATCGTAGTTGATAAAAACGGTAATTATGTCATCAGTACACTGGATTGCCAACTCATAAAAAACGTAACCGCATTCGATGTCGCTGCCGGCATGAAAGACCCGTCTGCAATGGATGTCGCCCATCGCATTGTCAGTGGAGAAACCGGCAAAGGGATATTTTACGACAAAGGGATCAAATCCTATGCCTTCTACAGTCCGATTATAGGCACAGAATGGTATATGGCCATCATCTGTCCTTATGATGAAATATTCGTCAACTTACGCTATTTCCACTTCATTGTACTCTTCTCATTCATTCTTTTTATGATAGCGATCTATCTGATAAGTTCCTTGTCCATCAAGAAAATAACGGCTCCATTGAATAAATTTGCCTTATCAGCCCGCTGTATTGCCTCCGGTAACTTCAATGCACCTCTGCCCAAAATCCGATCGTGTGATGAGATGAAAGAACTGCACGACTCTTTTCAATACATGCAGAATCAATTGACTCAGTATATTGCCAACTTAAAAGAAGCAACCACATTGAAAGAAAAAATGGAAAGTGAGTTGCGTATTGCCCACCAAATTCAAATGGGCATGCTACCGAAAAATTTTTCTACCTTTTCCGAAAAAGAGAATCTGGATCTCTTTGCTATATTATACCCTGCCAAAGCCGTCGGAGGTGATTTTTACGACTTCTTCATGATCGGAGACGAACTGTATTTTGCCATCGGAGATGTTTCGGGAAAAGGTATTCCAGCCTCCCTGCTGATGTCATATACACTCAGTCTTTTACGGTCTTTCTCTACCAATCCGACATCCCCTTCGGATATTGCCCGTTATCTGAATAACCGGATAACAGAACGAAACGAAGCCGACATGTTCGTTACTTTCTTTATCGGTACCCTGAATCTGAAAACAGGTCTTCTGAAATACAGCAATGCGGGTCATATGCCCCCGGTAATGACCTATCCGGATCGCAGTATATCGTTTTTCGACATTCACGCAGAACTTCCCTTAGGCATCATAAAGGACTACACATACGAAGAATACAGCTATATGTTCTCTCCGGGGTCCGGAATATTACTCTATACAGATGGGGTAACTGAAGCCGAAAATGCAAAAAATGAATTTTATACCAAGGAGCGCCTCATCAGTATCGTACATACCAACCGGGAATTACATCCCCGGGAATTCATCAAAAAAATCATGGCTGATATTCAAGCCCATGTTCAGGATTACGAACAAAGCGACGACCTTACCCTATTGACCATCATATATGGTGAAGAGTGGATGAAGGATAAAAAATAG
- a CDS encoding urocanate hydratase, with protein MTLKEFQQSIREGIPSELPAQKPYDPEVNHAPKRKDILTREEKKLAIRNALRYFEPRHHTVLAREFAEELEKYGRIYMYRFRPDYEMYARNIYDYPHNSLQAAAIMLMINNNLDKAVAQHPHELITYGGNGAVFQNWAQYRLTMKYLSEMTDEQTLVMYSGHPMGLFPSHKEAPRVVVTNGMVIPNYSKPDDWERFNALGVSQYGQMTAGSYMYIGPQGIVHGTTITVLNAGRKISKHGEGLAGKLFVTAGLGGMSGAQPKAGNIAGCVSITAEINPKATHTRHSQGWVDEVIDDLDVLMTRVRKAKAGKEVVSIAYQGNVVDLWERLAEEDVVVELGSDQTSLHNPWAGGYYPVGISFEDSKRMMAEEPEKFKEKVQESLRRHVAAINKCVARFDTYFFDYGNAFLLESSRAGADVLKPDGDFKYPSYVQDIMGPMCFDYGFGPFRWVCSSGDPKDLAKTDELACKVLNELAAGSPREIQQQMHDNIRWIKAAGENHLVVGSQARILYADAEGRIRIAEAFNKAIAAGELSAPVVLGRDHHDVSGTDSPYRETSNIYDGSRFTADMAIQNVIGDSFRGATWVSIHNGGGVGWGEVINGGFGMVLDGSAEADRRLKCMLFWDVNNGISRRSWARNEGAVFAIKRAMEENPDLKVTLPNMADDKLIESLL; from the coding sequence ATGACATTAAAGGAATTTCAACAATCTATCCGGGAAGGTATACCGTCAGAATTGCCTGCACAGAAACCTTATGATCCGGAGGTAAATCATGCGCCGAAGCGGAAAGACATTTTAACCCGGGAGGAAAAGAAATTGGCAATCCGGAATGCATTGCGGTATTTTGAACCGCGTCATCATACTGTATTGGCTCGTGAGTTTGCAGAGGAATTGGAAAAATACGGACGTATTTATATGTATCGTTTCCGTCCCGATTATGAGATGTATGCACGTAATATATACGATTATCCCCACAATAGTTTGCAGGCGGCAGCTATTATGCTGATGATCAACAATAATCTGGATAAAGCTGTGGCTCAGCATCCGCATGAGTTGATCACATACGGTGGGAATGGGGCTGTTTTTCAGAATTGGGCGCAGTATCGTTTGACGATGAAATATTTGTCGGAAATGACGGATGAACAGACGTTGGTCATGTATTCCGGACATCCGATGGGCTTATTTCCTTCGCACAAGGAGGCTCCACGGGTGGTGGTGACGAATGGAATGGTGATTCCGAATTATTCCAAGCCCGATGACTGGGAACGTTTTAATGCTTTGGGAGTATCTCAATACGGTCAGATGACAGCCGGTTCGTATATGTATATCGGTCCGCAAGGGATTGTTCACGGAACAACGATTACGGTGTTGAATGCCGGACGTAAAATTTCGAAGCATGGGGAAGGATTAGCCGGTAAATTGTTTGTGACGGCCGGTTTAGGGGGGATGTCCGGAGCGCAGCCTAAGGCGGGAAATATTGCCGGTTGCGTAAGTATTACGGCAGAAATCAACCCGAAAGCGACGCATACCCGTCATTCCCAGGGATGGGTGGATGAGGTGATCGATGATCTGGATGTTTTGATGACACGCGTCCGGAAAGCAAAAGCCGGTAAAGAAGTCGTTTCCATTGCTTATCAGGGCAATGTGGTGGATTTATGGGAGCGTTTGGCAGAGGAAGATGTGGTTGTCGAACTTGGGTCAGATCAGACTTCTTTGCATAATCCGTGGGCCGGCGGTTATTATCCGGTAGGAATAAGTTTTGAGGATAGTAAGCGGATGATGGCTGAAGAGCCGGAAAAATTCAAAGAAAAGGTACAGGAGTCATTACGTCGTCATGTTGCGGCAATCAATAAATGTGTGGCGCGTTTCGATACGTATTTTTTCGATTACGGAAATGCATTTCTGCTAGAGTCTTCCCGTGCGGGAGCCGATGTGTTGAAACCGGACGGAGATTTCAAGTATCCTTCTTATGTGCAGGACATTATGGGACCGATGTGTTTCGATTATGGTTTCGGGCCGTTCCGCTGGGTGTGCAGTAGCGGTGATCCGAAGGATTTAGCTAAAACGGATGAGTTGGCTTGTAAGGTATTAAATGAATTGGCTGCCGGTTCGCCCCGGGAGATCCAACAGCAGATGCATGATAATATCCGTTGGATAAAAGCTGCGGGAGAAAACCATCTGGTGGTCGGTTCACAGGCCCGTATTCTGTATGCAGATGCCGAAGGACGTATCCGTATAGCCGAGGCTTTTAATAAGGCGATTGCTGCCGGAGAATTATCTGCACCGGTTGTGCTGGGGCGTGATCATCATGATGTTTCCGGAACGGATTCTCCTTACCGGGAAACGTCCAATATATATGACGGGTCTCGTTTTACGGCCGATATGGCTATTCAGAATGTGATCGGAGATTCTTTCCGGGGAGCGACCTGGGTGTCTATCCATAACGGCGGAGGTGTAGGTTGGGGAGAAGTGATTAACGGTGGTTTCGGTATGGTTCTCGACGGTTCGGCTGAAGCCGACCGACGCTTGAAATGTATGTTATTCTGGGATGTGAACAACGGTATTTCACGCCGGAGTTGGGCCCGTAATGAAGGGGCCGTTTTTGCGATAAAACGGGCTATGGAAGAGAATCCGGATCTGAAAGTGACGTTGCCGAATATGGCCGATGACAAGCTGATCGAAAGTCTTCTTTAA
- a CDS encoding leucine-rich repeat protein, which translates to MHTLNRRSILSAALIISLFSCSKNETNPDKDSSVIEIKVPDITLPEISDGSTTANFTASAPWTLEVSNTRSSPDWLTVSPTSGKAGDVTLTVTTTEANEDYDDRNAYMKIKAGSVTKIITVTQKKKEALLLSKDRYEISPEGGRFSVEVKSNVSYQVTIDENGKDWLSQVIESRALQTSNVHFSVSSGSFDGNRQGTIIFNSENLSDTVYVYQARKDGLILTQRTKNIDASAQSFDVELRSNIEYEVIIRGGDWLRRVETRAMRVDRVSFSTDENTGYDNRTLNVIFKDKNSALADTLTVTQAQKNALILSEKRYTVGPEGSIINVELLSNTDYNVVMPENAGWITELKTKGLETYNHKFNIAAYEGQSKRSAFVLFRDKAKSMTDTLFITQNGSDIANPYIKIKYPYEDFDGFIVQKDGGIINFEIDANVDYKLSMNPQDSTWIKEKSKTGDKYEFYIAKNLSQQMILGHIFVENQHYQLKDTILIGLLPNVDYYIHIPKTTYDIPWRGDIADSDCLLDGQQRFDIPFSTNDEFFEYEVNFKGERWGDVNADERGNSNEADWVFHVTVNKNILSAEREMQIRLYTIDNTVKKTITIRQASAPEGYPEKWNITVEADQLRSVIRECEASQVKELQISGSLSENDLSYINAMEKLEKLDLSGTNLTRLELSGWMLPNLKAVQLPAGLQILGLNTFYGCTNLKNITLPEGLQEIGTRAFYNSGLETIRIPVSVGKIGTHAFAGSALTAVYFQEGTFLHDIGDGAFSTCTSLMNVYGKLNEVGQSMFYNCTSLKSVILAEGIEYISTSGFEGASALEALSLPSTLNYLFPDAFKGCTSLTALYVYSPTGLDMRSFPEIFGNVNAAFKIYFLPDVYNQLEENDWGLFKGYENHVGMFENSH; encoded by the coding sequence ATGCACACTTTAAACAGACGGTCAATTCTATCCGCTGCACTCATAATATCTTTATTTTCATGCAGCAAAAATGAAACAAATCCAGATAAAGATTCCTCTGTCATAGAAATTAAAGTTCCTGATATTACATTACCGGAAATCTCCGACGGCAGTACAACAGCTAATTTCACCGCATCCGCTCCCTGGACGCTGGAAGTGAGTAATACCAGATCTTCACCGGATTGGTTAACCGTCTCTCCCACAAGCGGAAAAGCAGGAGACGTTACATTGACGGTCACAACGACCGAAGCCAACGAAGACTACGACGACCGCAATGCATATATGAAAATAAAAGCAGGCTCCGTAACAAAAATCATCACGGTTACACAAAAGAAAAAGGAAGCTTTATTGTTATCGAAAGATCGCTATGAAATTTCTCCCGAAGGAGGACGTTTCAGCGTAGAAGTAAAAAGTAATGTCAGTTATCAGGTTACTATAGATGAAAATGGTAAGGATTGGCTGTCCCAAGTCATCGAAAGCAGAGCCCTTCAGACATCGAATGTACATTTCAGCGTCTCTTCCGGATCATTTGACGGAAACAGGCAGGGAACCATTATTTTCAATAGTGAAAACTTAAGTGATACGGTATATGTGTATCAAGCCCGCAAAGACGGGCTAATATTGACTCAACGGACAAAAAATATAGACGCATCGGCACAATCTTTTGATGTAGAATTAAGATCGAACATCGAGTACGAAGTCATCATCAGGGGAGGCGATTGGCTGCGCAGGGTAGAGACAAGAGCCATGCGGGTAGACAGGGTAAGCTTTTCAACAGATGAAAATACCGGGTACGACAACCGTACATTAAACGTTATTTTTAAAGATAAAAATTCGGCATTGGCAGATACGTTAACGGTTACCCAGGCACAGAAAAATGCATTGATACTTTCTGAAAAAAGATACACCGTAGGACCGGAAGGCAGCATTATCAATGTGGAATTACTATCGAATACCGACTATAATGTAGTAATGCCGGAAAACGCAGGGTGGATTACAGAATTAAAAACAAAAGGCTTGGAAACCTATAATCATAAATTCAACATCGCAGCATACGAAGGTCAGTCCAAACGCTCCGCATTCGTGCTGTTCCGGGACAAAGCAAAGTCTATGACGGACACCCTTTTCATCACACAGAACGGATCAGACATCGCAAACCCATACATTAAAATAAAATACCCGTATGAGGACTTCGACGGTTTCATCGTCCAAAAAGACGGCGGTATCATCAATTTTGAAATAGATGCCAATGTGGATTATAAACTTTCGATGAACCCCCAAGACAGTACATGGATAAAAGAAAAATCAAAAACAGGAGACAAATACGAATTTTATATTGCCAAGAATCTTTCTCAGCAAATGATTCTGGGGCACATTTTTGTAGAAAATCAACATTATCAACTCAAAGATACGATTCTGATAGGACTTCTCCCCAATGTCGACTATTATATCCATATCCCTAAAACGACATACGATATCCCCTGGAGAGGAGATATAGCAGACAGCGACTGTCTTTTGGACGGACAGCAAAGATTTGATATACCTTTCAGCACAAACGACGAGTTTTTCGAATATGAGGTAAACTTTAAGGGAGAAAGATGGGGAGATGTCAATGCCGATGAAAGAGGAAATAGCAATGAGGCAGACTGGGTGTTTCACGTTACCGTCAACAAAAATATTCTCAGTGCCGAACGAGAAATGCAAATCAGACTCTACACCATCGACAACACCGTAAAAAAGACGATAACGATCCGCCAGGCATCTGCCCCGGAAGGGTACCCGGAAAAATGGAATATTACTGTAGAAGCGGATCAGCTCCGTTCCGTGATACGGGAGTGTGAAGCCAGTCAGGTAAAAGAACTTCAAATCAGCGGTTCACTCAGTGAAAACGATCTGAGTTATATCAATGCCATGGAAAAACTCGAAAAACTTGATCTTTCAGGAACAAACCTCACCCGGCTCGAACTGAGCGGTTGGATGCTTCCCAACCTAAAGGCTGTTCAACTGCCGGCCGGTCTTCAAATATTGGGACTGAATACATTTTACGGATGTACAAACCTAAAGAATATCACTCTACCGGAAGGATTACAGGAGATAGGCACAAGAGCATTTTATAATTCCGGACTGGAAACCATACGTATACCTGTTTCAGTCGGTAAAATCGGTACTCACGCTTTTGCAGGATCTGCCCTTACTGCAGTTTATTTTCAGGAAGGAACTTTTTTACATGACATCGGTGACGGCGCTTTTTCGACCTGTACTTCTTTGATGAATGTGTACGGTAAACTGAATGAAGTAGGCCAAAGTATGTTCTATAATTGTACGTCATTAAAATCCGTTATTCTGGCCGAAGGAATCGAATACATTTCAACATCAGGTTTTGAAGGAGCTTCGGCTTTGGAAGCCTTATCTTTACCAAGTACTTTAAACTATCTGTTTCCGGACGCATTTAAGGGCTGTACTTCGCTGACTGCTCTATATGTATATAGTCCTACAGGATTGGACATGCGCAGCTTTCCCGAGATTTTCGGAAATGTAAACGCAGCATTTAAAATATACTTCCTGCCGGATGTATACAACCAGTTGGAGGAAAACGATTGGGGTTTATTCAAAGGATATGAAAATCACGTCGGAATGTTTGAAAACAGTCATTAA
- a CDS encoding TlpA family protein disulfide reductase has translation MKVNILIVFFLLAISVEAQQSSITIANAECPDNTYLSFGRPVDNDPAHFMQAADFFIFNNGKTTRNFHWDKPVFIMITGNKYCPKQRIILCPGDSIFIQIKSDGNLVFEGTNAEGNNLLKEQNLLTSGTIDIGKELKSSSSKEKIISELENKKQILFAPIDKLYEDKKISKDFLNFFEKEFDMVFCHAIRGKIHHSNLTEQEKKEVLCHFYTKYNPFDSKYAGNSMRLSNMSNVARLMSEGVIPKGDIYPTGLWNEDQKFKEYMPMDCQEASFANGLQIRRNIMGIESDAQYYSNIELLKKSFPASIYLPALEMYSQDSHNSNNAHGVFVYNEMSGLGKLAQYPSMDLRALIKDYFKGTPVLVDMWATYCAPCKKEFLYNKEVHQWLDSQKIKLLYVSVDFPNNSKKWENDVSKYHLNGYHYFITSKADKLLSDFLGNTMTIPRYLLFDEEGNLLSNTLPRPSSGKFYKAIEELLYNKGF, from the coding sequence ATGAAAGTAAATATTCTTATTGTATTTTTTCTATTGGCTATATCTGTGGAAGCACAACAATCTTCCATCACAATTGCAAATGCGGAATGCCCAGACAATACATACTTATCTTTCGGACGCCCTGTTGATAACGATCCGGCACACTTCATGCAAGCAGCAGATTTTTTTATTTTCAACAATGGCAAAACCACCAGAAACTTCCATTGGGACAAACCCGTATTCATCATGATTACAGGAAACAAATACTGTCCGAAACAAAGAATCATACTTTGTCCGGGAGATAGCATCTTCATACAGATTAAATCAGATGGAAATTTAGTATTCGAAGGTACGAATGCAGAAGGAAATAATTTGCTCAAGGAACAAAATCTGCTCACCAGCGGTACCATCGACATCGGGAAAGAACTGAAATCATCCTCATCAAAAGAAAAAATAATTTCAGAGCTTGAAAATAAAAAGCAGATATTATTTGCTCCAATAGATAAGCTATATGAAGATAAAAAAATCAGCAAAGATTTCCTGAACTTTTTTGAAAAAGAATTCGATATGGTGTTTTGCCACGCCATACGGGGAAAAATTCACCATTCAAACTTGACAGAGCAGGAAAAGAAAGAGGTACTTTGCCATTTTTATACAAAATATAATCCGTTCGACAGCAAATATGCTGGCAACTCCATGAGATTATCCAATATGTCAAACGTGGCACGGCTGATGAGTGAAGGGGTTATTCCGAAAGGCGACATATATCCGACCGGACTATGGAATGAAGACCAGAAATTCAAAGAATATATGCCGATGGATTGTCAGGAAGCAAGCTTTGCCAATGGATTGCAGATCAGACGAAACATCATGGGTATTGAAAGCGATGCACAATATTATTCCAACATTGAGCTCTTGAAGAAAAGCTTTCCCGCAAGTATTTATTTGCCGGCTTTGGAGATGTATAGCCAAGACAGCCACAATTCCAATAATGCGCATGGAGTGTTCGTATACAATGAGATGAGCGGATTGGGCAAACTTGCCCAATATCCTTCGATGGACCTTCGGGCACTCATTAAAGACTATTTTAAGGGGACACCGGTTTTAGTCGATATGTGGGCAACATATTGCGCTCCCTGCAAAAAAGAGTTCTTATATAACAAGGAAGTCCATCAATGGCTTGATTCTCAAAAAATAAAACTTTTATATGTAAGCGTGGATTTTCCCAACAATTCCAAAAAGTGGGAAAACGACGTATCTAAATATCATTTAAACGGTTATCACTACTTTATAACTTCTAAAGCCGATAAACTGCTATCCGATTTCCTGGGAAATACCATGACAATACCGAGATATTTGTTGTTTGACGAAGAAGGTAATTTGCTTTCAAACACGTTGCCCAGACCTTCATCTGGAAAATTCTATAAAGCCATTGAAGAATTACTATATAATAAAGGCTTTTAA